One window from the genome of Nicotiana sylvestris chromosome 9, ASM39365v2, whole genome shotgun sequence encodes:
- the LOC104230859 gene encoding uncharacterized protein — protein MGKTQAVMPDQVQEQEVQKTPPPVPIVVPTVALLADAVARLLNVLEALVPIQGGSSAPQATLQIQAPTKTQPFGNKEVSLHEFLKLKSPKFTGFDNSADPQGFLDGTLKALRALGCSSERAVELAAYKLENMANTWCETVLLERPAGAPPLTWDEFTKLFKNYFLPDSLMQQYARDFERLVQTPDMDMSTCNTKLLAPHMKTLSYSVVDLARKIENKGREERASNDLCKKAKTGGAFSGGFSENRRVGNQGQQQHDKLGLHLRDCPQPPRNFNQASIQSVAPTQTTRNTSGATGIGNRGRGAGDRATLNQGKGNAGRVDCHAKIVKFEIQNEPNFILRGSLVLETYKIVSFMKAQRLLKIGWLGLLAIVNDSRKETISIENLPVVREFSNVFPENLPVLPPVREIDFSIDLLLDTQPISIPPYRMEPAELRELKQQLYDLLDKGFIRPSVSPWGAPVLFVKKKYRSLRMCIDYRQLNKITIRNKYHFPHIDDMFDQLQGAAQFSKIDLRSGYHQLRIKDEDISKTAVRTRYGHYKFLVMPFGLTNAPAAFMDLMNRVFKLFLDRFVIVFIDDILIYSHSQGEHENHLRTVLQTLREHRLYAKFSKCDFWLDSVAFLGHVVSKDGIMVDLKKTEAVQKWPRPTSLTEIRSFLGLAGYYRHFVQDFSRIAAPLSKLT, from the exons ATGGGTAAAACCCAAGCTGTTATGCCAGATCAAGTGCAAGAGCAGGAAGTTCAGAAAACTCCACCACCAGTGCCAATTGTTGTACCTACTGTTGCCTTACTTGCAGATGCAGTGGCAAGGTTATTGAATGTGTTAGAGGCATTGGTGCCTATTCAGGGCGGAAGTTCAGCTCCTCAGGCTACTTTACAGATACAAGCACCTACAAAGACTCAGCCTTTCGGGAATAAGGAAGTATCCCTACACGAGTTCCTGAAAttaaaatcaccaaaattcacAGGTTTCGATAACTCAGCAGATCCTCAAGGTTTCTTGGATGGGACACTCAAGGCATTACGTGCTCTTGGATGTTCTAGTGAGAGAGCCGTGGAGCTCGCAGCATACAAACTAGAGAATATGGCCAACACATGGTGTGAAACGGTATTGCTAGAAAGGCCAGCAGGAGCACCACCACTGACATGGGACGAGTTCACTAAGTTGTTCAAGAATTATTTTCTTCCAGACAGTCTGATGCAACAATATGCTAGAGACTTTGAGAGATTGGTTCAGACTCCAGATATGGATATGTCAACATGTAACACTAAGTTAT TAGCCCCACATATGAAGACTTTATCCTACTCTGTAGTTGACCTTGCTAGAAAGATTGAAAACAAGGGACGTGAGGAGCGTGCATCTAATGATTTATGTAAGAAGGCCAAGACAGGAGGGGCTTTCAGTGGTGGTTTTAGTGAAAATAGAAGAGTAGGAAATCAGGGACAACAACAGCATG ATAAG TTGGGACTTCACTTGAGGGATTGCCCTCAGCCTCCGAGAAATTTCAACCAGGCTTCTATTCAGTCAGTTGCACCGACTCAGACTACTCGTAATACTTCAGGTGCTACAGGTATAGGAAATAGAGGTCGAGGTGCTGGAGACCGTGCTACTCTGAATCAAGGAAAAGGCAATGCTGGTAGAG TCGATTGTCATGCAAAGATAGTAAAGTTTGAGATACAAAATGAACCTAATTTTATTCTAAGAGGGAGTCTGGTTCTAGAGACTTACAAAATTGTATCTTTTATGAAGGCTCAACGACTTTTAAAGATAGGTTGGTTGGGTCTCTTAGCTATTGTAAATGATTCAAGAAAGGAAACAATTAGTATAGAAAATTTACCAGTAGTGAGAGAATTTTCTAATGTATTTCCTGAGAATTTACCAGTATTGCCTCCAGTACGAGAAATAGACTTTAGTATTGATTTGCTACTTGACACACAACCCATATCGATACCCCCATATCGAATGGAACCAGCAGAGTTGAGGGAGCTAAAGCAACAGTTATATGATTTgttagataagggttttattagacctagtgtatcaccatggggtgcaccagtactgtttgtaaagaagaaataTAGATCCCttagaatgtgcattgactacaggcagttgAATAAGATAACAATACGCAATAAATATCATTTTCCTCATATAGATGAtatgtttgatcagttacaaggagctgcccaattttcaaagattgacctccgttctggttatcatcaacttagaatcaaagatgaagatatttCTAAGACTGCTGTCAGAACTCGATACGGGCACTATAAGTTCCTTGTAATGCCTTTCGGAttgacaaatgctccagctgcattcatggatttaatgaatagggtgttcaagctgtttctggatagatttgtaatagtatttattgatgatatcctgatatattctCATAGCCAAGGAGAACACGAGAATCATCTCAGGACTGTGTTGCAGACATTGCGAGAACATCGGCtttatgctaagttttcgaagtgtgattTCTGGCTAGACTCGGTAGCATTTctggggcatgttgtatccaaAGATGGAATTATGGTAGATCTTAAGAAAACTGAAGCTGTGCAGAAATGGCCCAGACCTACTTCTcttacagagattcgcagctttttaGGCTTAGCAGGCTATTACAGGCATTTTGTGCAGGATTTCTCCAGAATAGCAGCGCCGTTGAGCAAGTTAACATAG